Proteins found in one Paraburkholderia caballeronis genomic segment:
- a CDS encoding NAD(P)H-quinone oxidoreductase, with protein sequence MKAIEITEFGAPDVLKLAERPTPEPKAGEVLIKVAASGVNRPDVFQRKGSYAPPPGASDLPGLEVAGEIVGGAIDPKQNPFGLKIGDRVCALIAGGGYAEYAAAPLAQCLPVPAGLSDIEAASLPETFFTVWSNVFQRAALGAGEGGPNETLLVQGGSSGIGVTAIQIAHALGFRVFATAGTDDKCRACEELGADRAINYRSEDFVEVVKALTNDRGVDVILDMVGGGYLPRELSALADGGRIVMIATLGGSKAEVNLGEIMRRRLTVTGSTLRARPVEFKARIAAELKARVWPLIEDGRVKPVLYRVFPAAQAADAHALMESSEHIGKIVLDWTAAA encoded by the coding sequence ATGAAGGCAATCGAGATTACCGAATTCGGTGCGCCGGACGTGCTGAAGCTGGCCGAACGGCCGACGCCCGAACCGAAGGCCGGCGAGGTGCTGATCAAGGTGGCGGCATCGGGCGTGAACCGTCCGGACGTGTTCCAGCGCAAGGGCTCGTATGCGCCGCCGCCGGGTGCGTCGGATCTGCCGGGGCTGGAAGTCGCGGGCGAGATCGTCGGCGGCGCGATCGATCCGAAGCAGAACCCGTTCGGGCTGAAGATCGGCGACCGCGTGTGTGCGCTGATCGCGGGCGGCGGTTACGCGGAGTACGCGGCCGCGCCGCTCGCGCAGTGCCTGCCGGTGCCGGCGGGGCTGTCCGATATCGAGGCGGCGTCGCTCCCCGAGACGTTCTTCACGGTCTGGAGCAACGTGTTCCAGCGCGCCGCGCTCGGCGCGGGCGAAGGCGGCCCGAACGAGACGCTGCTGGTGCAGGGCGGATCGAGCGGGATCGGCGTGACCGCGATCCAGATCGCGCATGCGCTCGGTTTTCGCGTGTTCGCGACGGCCGGCACCGACGACAAGTGCCGCGCGTGCGAAGAGCTGGGCGCGGACCGCGCGATCAATTATCGCAGCGAGGACTTCGTCGAGGTCGTGAAGGCGCTGACGAACGACCGCGGCGTCGACGTGATTCTCGACATGGTCGGCGGCGGTTATCTGCCGCGCGAATTGTCGGCGCTCGCGGACGGCGGGCGCATCGTGATGATCGCGACGCTCGGCGGCTCGAAGGCCGAGGTGAATCTCGGCGAGATCATGCGGCGGCGGCTGACCGTCACCGGTTCGACGCTGCGCGCGCGCCCGGTCGAGTTCAAGGCGCGGATCGCGGCCGAACTGAAGGCGCGCGTATGGCCGCTGATCGAGGACGGGCGCGTGAAGCCGGTCCTGTACCGCGTGTTCCCGGCCGCGCAAGCGGCCGACGCGCACGCGCTGATGGAAAGCAGCGAACACATCGGCAAGATCGTGCTCGACTGGACCGCGGCGGCTTGA
- the pnp gene encoding polyribonucleotide nucleotidyltransferase, translating into MTMFNKVVKEFKWGQHNVRLETGEIARQAGGAVLVDVEDTVVLATVVGAKTAKPGQDFFPLTVDYIEKTYSAGKIPGGFFRREGRPSEGETLISRLIDRPLRPLFPEGFYNEVQVVVHVLSINPEIPADIPALIGASAALAISGLPFNGPVGAARVAYINSEYVLNPTRSQIKASRLDLVVAGTERAVLMVESEADQLPEDVMLGAVVFGHEQMQVAIDAIHELVREGGKPEWDWQPAPKNEALIARVTDIAQNELLAAYQLRDKQQRSTKLKEVYAATSAKLEAEAAATGSAAADKATVGNILFDLEAKIVRSQILNGEPRIDGRDTRTVRPIEIRTGVLPRTHGSALFTRGETQALVVATLGTKGDEQIIDALEGEYRDRFMLHYNMPPFATGETGRVGSPKRREIGHGRLAKRALVACLPSADEFGYSIRVVSEITESNGSSSMASVCGGCLALMDAGVPMKAHVAGIAMGLILEGNKFAVLTDILGDEDHLGDMDFKVAGTADGVTALQMDIKIQGITKEIMQVALAQAKEGRMHILGKMTSAVPGTNTELSEFAPRMITVKINPEKIRDVIGKGGSVIRALTEETGTTIDISDDGVVTIASTSSEGMAEAKKRIENITAEVEVGQVYEGTILKLLDFGAIVNLLPGKDGLLHISEIANERIKDINDYLKEGQQVKVKVIQTDEKGRVRLSAKALLNEATSNGEPQQ; encoded by the coding sequence ATGACCATGTTCAATAAAGTGGTGAAGGAATTCAAGTGGGGCCAGCACAACGTGCGCCTCGAAACCGGTGAGATCGCCCGTCAGGCGGGCGGCGCCGTGCTGGTCGACGTCGAGGACACCGTCGTGCTCGCGACCGTCGTCGGCGCGAAAACGGCGAAGCCGGGCCAGGACTTCTTTCCGCTGACCGTCGACTACATCGAAAAGACCTATTCGGCCGGCAAGATCCCCGGTGGCTTCTTCCGTCGCGAAGGCCGTCCGTCCGAAGGCGAGACGCTGATCTCGCGCCTCATCGACCGTCCGCTGCGTCCGCTGTTCCCGGAAGGCTTCTACAACGAAGTGCAGGTCGTCGTGCACGTGCTGTCGATCAACCCGGAAATCCCGGCCGACATCCCCGCGCTGATCGGCGCGTCGGCGGCGCTGGCCATCTCGGGTCTGCCGTTCAACGGCCCGGTCGGCGCGGCTCGCGTGGCCTACATCAACAGCGAGTACGTGCTGAACCCGACCCGCTCGCAGATCAAGGCTTCGCGCCTCGACCTCGTCGTCGCGGGCACGGAGCGCGCGGTGCTGATGGTCGAGTCGGAAGCCGACCAGCTGCCGGAAGACGTGATGCTCGGCGCGGTCGTGTTCGGCCACGAGCAGATGCAGGTCGCGATCGACGCGATCCATGAACTGGTGCGCGAAGGCGGCAAGCCGGAGTGGGACTGGCAGCCGGCGCCGAAGAACGAGGCGCTGATCGCGCGCGTGACCGACATCGCGCAGAACGAACTGCTCGCCGCGTATCAACTGCGCGACAAGCAGCAGCGTTCGACGAAGCTGAAGGAAGTGTACGCGGCGACGTCCGCGAAGCTCGAAGCCGAAGCGGCGGCAACGGGCAGCGCGGCGGCCGACAAGGCGACCGTCGGCAACATCCTGTTCGACCTCGAAGCGAAGATCGTCCGTTCGCAGATCCTGAACGGCGAGCCGCGCATCGACGGCCGCGACACGCGCACGGTGCGCCCGATCGAGATCCGCACCGGCGTGCTGCCGCGCACGCACGGCTCGGCGCTCTTCACGCGCGGCGAGACGCAGGCGCTGGTCGTCGCGACGCTCGGCACGAAGGGCGACGAGCAGATCATCGACGCGCTCGAAGGCGAGTACCGCGACCGCTTCATGCTCCACTACAACATGCCCCCGTTCGCGACCGGCGAAACGGGCCGCGTCGGCTCGCCGAAGCGTCGTGAAATCGGCCACGGCCGTCTCGCGAAGCGCGCGCTGGTCGCGTGCCTGCCGAGCGCCGACGAATTCGGCTACTCGATCCGCGTCGTGTCGGAAATCACCGAGTCGAACGGTTCGTCGTCGATGGCGTCGGTGTGCGGCGGCTGCCTCGCGCTGATGGACGCCGGCGTGCCGATGAAGGCGCACGTCGCGGGCATCGCGATGGGCCTGATCCTCGAAGGCAACAAGTTCGCGGTGTTGACCGACATCCTCGGCGACGAGGACCACCTCGGCGACATGGACTTCAAGGTCGCGGGCACGGCCGACGGCGTCACGGCGCTGCAGATGGACATCAAGATCCAGGGCATCACGAAGGAAATCATGCAGGTCGCGCTCGCGCAGGCGAAGGAAGGCCGCATGCACATCCTCGGCAAGATGACGAGCGCGGTGCCGGGCACGAACACGGAACTGTCGGAGTTCGCGCCGCGCATGATCACCGTCAAGATCAATCCGGAGAAGATCCGCGACGTGATCGGCAAGGGTGGTTCGGTGATCCGCGCGCTGACCGAAGAGACCGGCACGACGATCGACATTTCGGACGACGGCGTCGTGACGATCGCGAGCACGTCGAGCGAAGGGATGGCCGAGGCGAAGAAGCGTATCGAGAACATCACCGCCGAAGTCGAAGTGGGTCAGGTGTACGAAGGCACGATTCTCAAGCTGCTGGATTTCGGCGCGATCGTGAACCTGCTGCCGGGCAAGGATGGTCTGCTGCACATCTCCGAGATCGCGAACGAGCGCATCAAGGACATCAACGACTATCTGAAGGAAGGCCAGCAGGTGAAGGTCAAGGTGATCCAGACGGACGAAAAGGGCCGCGTGCGCCTGTCCGCGAAGGCGCTGCTGAACGAGGCGACCTCGAACGGCGAGCCGCAGCAGTAA
- a CDS encoding NuoB/complex I 20 kDa subunit family protein gives MSIEGVLKEGFVTTTADKLINWTRTGSLWPMTFGLACCAVEMMHAGAARYDLDRFGVVFRPSPRQSDVMIVAGTLCNKMAPALRKVYDQMAEPRWVISMGSCANGGGYYHYSYSVVRGCDRIVPVDVYVPGCPPTAEALVYGVIQLQAKIRRTSTIARQ, from the coding sequence ATGAGTATCGAAGGGGTCTTGAAGGAAGGCTTTGTCACCACCACGGCTGACAAGCTGATCAACTGGACGCGCACCGGCTCGCTGTGGCCGATGACGTTCGGTCTGGCGTGTTGCGCGGTCGAGATGATGCACGCGGGCGCGGCCCGCTACGACCTCGACCGCTTCGGCGTGGTGTTCCGTCCCAGTCCGCGCCAGTCGGACGTGATGATCGTCGCCGGCACGCTGTGCAACAAGATGGCGCCCGCGCTGCGCAAGGTCTACGACCAGATGGCCGAACCGCGCTGGGTGATCTCGATGGGTTCGTGCGCGAACGGCGGCGGTTATTACCACTACTCGTACTCGGTCGTGCGCGGCTGCGATCGCATCGTGCCGGTCGACGTCTACGTGCCGGGCTGTCCGCCGACCGCGGAGGCCCTGGTCTACGGGGTCATCCAGCTGCAGGCGAAAATCCGCCGCACCAGCACCATCGCCCGTCAATAA
- the rpsO gene encoding 30S ribosomal protein S15: MSVADIKKSDVVAQFARGTNDTGSPEVQVALLTSRINELTVHFKAHGKDHHSRRGLLRMVSRRRKLLDYLKGKDADRYRALIEKLGLRK, from the coding sequence ATGTCCGTAGCAGATATCAAGAAGTCCGACGTCGTCGCGCAATTCGCGCGTGGCACCAATGACACGGGTTCCCCCGAAGTCCAGGTGGCGCTGCTCACGTCCCGCATCAACGAACTGACCGTTCACTTCAAGGCCCACGGGAAGGACCACCACAGCCGCCGCGGCCTGCTGCGCATGGTGAGCCGTCGTCGCAAGCTGCTCGACTACCTGAAGGGCAAGGACGCTGACCGTTATCGCGCACTGATCGAAAAGCTGGGTCTGCGCAAGTAA
- a CDS encoding NADH-quinone oxidoreductase subunit A translates to MNLAAYFPVLLFLLVGTGLGIALVSIGKILGPNRPNSEKNSPYECGFEAFEDARMKFDVRYYLVAILFIIFDLETAFLFPWGVALRDIGWSGFLAMMIFLLEFLLGFAYIWKKGGLDWE, encoded by the coding sequence TTGAACCTCGCAGCCTATTTCCCCGTCTTGTTGTTCCTCCTCGTGGGCACCGGTTTGGGCATAGCGCTGGTCAGCATCGGCAAGATCCTCGGTCCGAACCGGCCGAACAGCGAAAAGAATTCGCCGTACGAGTGCGGCTTCGAAGCGTTCGAAGACGCGCGCATGAAGTTCGACGTGCGCTACTACCTCGTGGCCATCCTCTTCATCATCTTCGACCTTGAGACGGCTTTTCTGTTCCCGTGGGGCGTCGCCCTGCGCGATATCGGATGGAGCGGCTTTCTCGCGATGATGATCTTTCTGCTCGAATTCCTGCTGGGCTTTGCCTACATCTGGAAGAAAGGTGGTCTCGACTGGGAATGA
- the secG gene encoding preprotein translocase subunit SecG, with amino-acid sequence MLYLKTLIIVVQLLSALGVIGLVLLQHGKGADMGAAFGSGASGSLFGATGSANFLSRTTAVLATVFFVSTLALTYLGSYHAKPSAGVLGAATPAPVAAPAAAAVPAAASPAVAASPAAAASGPGQDVPK; translated from the coding sequence ATGCTGTATTTGAAAACGTTGATTATCGTGGTCCAGTTGCTGTCGGCGCTCGGGGTGATCGGCCTCGTGCTGCTTCAGCACGGCAAGGGCGCGGACATGGGCGCGGCGTTCGGCAGCGGCGCGTCGGGCAGCCTCTTCGGCGCGACCGGTTCCGCGAACTTCCTGTCGCGCACCACGGCGGTCCTTGCAACGGTCTTTTTCGTATCGACGCTTGCGCTGACCTACCTCGGTTCGTATCATGCGAAGCCTTCGGCTGGCGTGCTCGGTGCAGCAACGCCAGCACCCGTTGCGGCTCCGGCTGCAGCGGCGGTGCCTGCGGCGGCATCGCCTGCTGTGGCGGCTTCGCCGGCTGCGGCCGCAAGCGGTCCGGGCCAGGATGTGCCGAAATAA
- the pssA gene encoding CDP-diacylglycerol--serine O-phosphatidyltransferase, which yields MAGFKSRRPRNPAGAPLPRPFRRNKSVQDAPVAVDAGRRAARQQFLKKRGIYLLPNAFTTAALFCGFFAVVQAMNVRFEIAAIAIFVAMVLDGMDGRVARMTHTQSAFGEQFDSLSDMVSFGVAPALVIYEWVLKDLGRWGWLAAFVYCSGAALRLARFNTNIGVVDKRFFQGMPSPAAAALIAGFVWLATDNRVPVKLVWLPWVAFVLTIYAGVTMVSNAPFYSGKALDVRHRVPFAATLLVVVAFVLVSSDPPLMLFGLFVLYGLSGYVFWAYQAMRGRGNPARSLPRER from the coding sequence ATGGCCGGATTCAAATCGCGTCGTCCCCGCAACCCCGCCGGCGCACCGTTGCCGCGGCCGTTCCGTCGCAACAAGTCCGTGCAGGACGCGCCGGTCGCGGTGGACGCCGGCCGCCGCGCGGCGCGTCAGCAGTTCCTTAAGAAACGCGGCATCTACCTGCTGCCGAACGCGTTCACGACCGCCGCGCTGTTCTGCGGCTTCTTCGCGGTCGTGCAGGCGATGAACGTGCGCTTCGAGATCGCGGCAATTGCGATCTTCGTCGCGATGGTGCTCGACGGAATGGACGGCCGCGTCGCGCGGATGACCCATACGCAAAGCGCGTTCGGCGAGCAGTTCGACAGCCTGTCGGACATGGTGTCGTTCGGCGTTGCGCCGGCGCTCGTGATCTACGAGTGGGTGCTGAAGGATCTCGGCCGCTGGGGCTGGCTCGCGGCGTTCGTCTACTGCTCGGGCGCGGCGCTGCGGCTCGCGCGCTTCAACACGAACATCGGCGTCGTCGACAAGCGGTTTTTCCAGGGGATGCCGAGCCCGGCCGCGGCCGCGCTGATCGCCGGTTTCGTCTGGCTCGCGACCGACAACCGCGTGCCGGTGAAGCTCGTGTGGCTGCCGTGGGTCGCGTTCGTGCTGACGATCTACGCGGGCGTCACGATGGTGTCGAACGCGCCGTTCTATAGCGGCAAGGCGCTCGACGTGCGCCATCGGGTGCCGTTCGCGGCGACGCTGCTGGTGGTCGTCGCGTTCGTGCTGGTGTCGTCCGATCCGCCGCTGATGCTGTTCGGGCTGTTCGTGCTGTACGGGCTGTCCGGCTACGTGTTCTGGGCGTACCAGGCGATGCGCGGGCGCGGGAATCCGGCGCGTTCGTTGCCGCGCGAAAGGTAA
- a CDS encoding 2-isopropylmalate synthase, with protein MADKLIIFDTTLRDGEQSPGASMTKEEKIRIAKQLERMKVDVIEAGFAASSNGDFDAINTIASIIKDSTVCSLARANDKDIQRAADALKPADHFRIHTFIATSPLHMEKKLRMTPDQVFEQAKLAVRFARKFTNDVEFSPEDGSRSDMDFLCRVLEAVIAEGATTINIADTVGYGVPELYGNLVKTLRERIPNSDKAVFSVHCHNDLGMAVANSLAGVQIGGARQVECTINGLGERAGNTSLEEIVMAVRTRKDYFGLDLGIDTTQIVPASKLVSQITGFVVQPNKAVVGANAFAHASGIHQDGVLKARDTYEIMRAEDVGWSANKIVLGKLSGRNAFKQRLQELGISLDSETELNNAFARFKELADRKAEIFDEDIIAIVTEESAEAQEKEHYKFVSLSQHSETGERPHARIVFSVDGGEVTGEAAGNGPVDATLNAIETEVGSGSELLLYSVNAITTGTQAQGEVTVRLSKAGRIVNGVGTDPDIVAASAKAYISALNKLYSGTDKLNPQRS; from the coding sequence ATGGCAGACAAGCTGATCATTTTCGACACGACGTTGCGTGACGGCGAGCAGTCGCCCGGCGCGTCGATGACGAAGGAAGAAAAAATCCGCATCGCAAAACAACTGGAGCGGATGAAGGTCGACGTGATCGAGGCCGGCTTCGCGGCCAGCTCGAACGGCGACTTCGACGCGATCAACACGATCGCTTCGATCATCAAGGACAGCACGGTTTGCTCGCTTGCGCGCGCGAACGACAAGGACATCCAGCGCGCGGCCGACGCGCTGAAGCCGGCGGACCACTTCCGCATCCACACGTTCATCGCGACGTCGCCGCTGCACATGGAAAAGAAGCTGCGGATGACGCCGGACCAGGTGTTCGAGCAGGCGAAGCTCGCGGTGCGCTTCGCGCGCAAGTTCACGAACGACGTCGAGTTTTCGCCGGAAGACGGCAGCCGCTCGGACATGGACTTCCTGTGCCGCGTGCTCGAAGCGGTGATCGCCGAAGGCGCGACGACGATCAACATCGCGGACACGGTCGGCTACGGCGTGCCGGAACTGTACGGCAACCTCGTGAAGACGCTGCGCGAGCGCATCCCGAACTCGGACAAGGCGGTGTTCTCCGTGCACTGCCATAACGACCTCGGGATGGCGGTCGCGAACTCGCTCGCCGGCGTGCAGATCGGCGGCGCGCGCCAGGTCGAATGTACGATCAACGGTCTCGGCGAGCGTGCGGGCAACACGTCGCTCGAAGAAATCGTGATGGCGGTGCGCACGCGCAAGGACTATTTCGGCCTCGACCTCGGCATCGACACGACGCAGATCGTGCCGGCGTCGAAGCTCGTGTCGCAGATCACCGGCTTCGTCGTGCAGCCGAACAAGGCGGTGGTCGGCGCGAATGCGTTCGCGCATGCGTCCGGCATCCACCAGGACGGCGTGCTGAAGGCGCGCGACACCTACGAGATCATGCGCGCGGAAGACGTGGGCTGGTCCGCGAACAAGATCGTGCTCGGCAAGCTGTCGGGCCGCAACGCGTTCAAGCAGCGTCTGCAGGAACTCGGCATCTCGCTCGACAGCGAGACCGAACTGAACAACGCGTTCGCGCGCTTCAAGGAACTGGCCGACCGCAAGGCGGAAATCTTCGACGAGGACATCATCGCGATCGTCACCGAGGAGTCGGCGGAAGCGCAGGAGAAGGAGCACTACAAGTTCGTGTCGCTGTCGCAGCACTCGGAGACCGGCGAGCGTCCGCACGCGCGCATCGTGTTCTCGGTGGACGGCGGCGAAGTGACCGGCGAGGCGGCGGGCAACGGCCCGGTCGACGCGACGCTGAACGCGATCGAAACCGAGGTCGGCAGCGGCTCCGAACTGCTGCTGTACTCGGTGAACGCGATCACGACCGGCACGCAGGCGCAGGGCGAGGTGACGGTGCGGCTGTCGAAGGCCGGCCGCATCGTGAACGGCGTCGGCACCGATCCGGACATCGTCGCGGCATCGGCGAAGGCTTACATCTCGGCGCTGAACAAGCTGTATTCGGGCACGGACAAGCTGAACCCGCAGCGTTCGTAA
- a CDS encoding branched-chain amino acid ABC transporter substrate-binding protein, with translation MAAAPGGAARAAAGAAQATGAPIRLALIEGMSGPFADAGAAVERNLRFGVERVNARGGVALPDGRHPLELVVLDSKGSTEAALVQLRAAADRRIGFVLQGNSSAVAAALVTAIDRQNAREPDNRELFLNYSADDPALTNAGCSFWHFRFDAHAGMRMDALADVIAADPSVKKVYLLNQDYSFGHDVSALARGALAAKRPDIAVVGDEFHPIGRVKDFAPYLAKIRAAGADAVITGNWGSDLTLLVKAAREQGLDTKFYTFYGNSLGAPAALGEAGVKRVYAVADWHPNAGGAASDAWYAAYRARFPEARDDYPVLRMEMLVEMLAQAIAKAGSAQPDAVARALEGMRFDNGFHPMQMRADDHQVIQPLYVMQMDKAGTPRVRFDNEGSGYGFRTVLALPAERTAPATVCRMKRP, from the coding sequence ATGGCCGCCGCGCCGGGCGGTGCGGCGCGGGCCGCGGCCGGTGCGGCGCAGGCAACGGGCGCGCCGATCCGGCTCGCGCTGATCGAAGGGATGTCCGGGCCGTTCGCGGACGCCGGCGCGGCGGTCGAGCGGAACCTGCGCTTCGGCGTCGAGCGGGTCAACGCGCGCGGCGGCGTCGCGCTGCCGGACGGCCGTCATCCGCTGGAACTGGTCGTGCTCGACAGCAAGGGCAGCACCGAGGCGGCGCTCGTGCAACTGCGCGCGGCCGCCGATCGCCGGATCGGCTTCGTGCTGCAAGGCAACAGTTCGGCGGTCGCGGCGGCGCTCGTCACCGCGATCGACCGGCAGAACGCGCGCGAGCCGGACAACCGCGAACTGTTCCTGAACTATTCGGCCGACGATCCGGCGCTGACCAACGCGGGCTGCAGCTTCTGGCACTTCCGCTTCGACGCGCACGCCGGGATGCGGATGGACGCGCTCGCGGACGTGATCGCCGCCGATCCGTCGGTGAAGAAGGTCTATCTGCTGAACCAGGATTACAGCTTCGGCCACGACGTCAGCGCGCTCGCGCGCGGGGCGCTCGCGGCGAAACGGCCTGACATCGCGGTGGTCGGCGACGAATTCCACCCGATCGGCCGCGTGAAGGATTTCGCGCCGTACCTCGCGAAGATCCGCGCGGCGGGCGCCGACGCGGTGATCACCGGCAACTGGGGCAGCGACCTGACGCTGCTCGTGAAGGCCGCGCGCGAGCAGGGGCTCGACACGAAGTTCTACACGTTCTACGGCAACAGCCTCGGCGCGCCGGCCGCGCTCGGCGAGGCGGGCGTGAAGCGCGTGTACGCGGTTGCCGACTGGCACCCGAACGCGGGCGGCGCGGCGTCGGACGCATGGTACGCGGCGTATCGCGCGCGCTTTCCCGAAGCGCGCGACGACTATCCGGTGCTGCGGATGGAAATGCTCGTCGAGATGCTCGCGCAGGCGATCGCGAAGGCGGGCAGCGCGCAGCCGGACGCCGTTGCGCGGGCGCTGGAGGGGATGCGCTTCGACAACGGCTTCCATCCGATGCAGATGCGCGCGGACGATCATCAGGTGATCCAGCCGCTGTACGTGATGCAGATGGACAAGGCGGGTACGCCTCGCGTGCGGTTCGACAACGAGGGTTCCGGCTACGGATTCCGCACGGTGCTAGCGCTGCCGGCGGAACGCACCGCGCCGGCGACGGTGTGCCGGATGAAGCGGCCGTAA
- the tpiA gene encoding triose-phosphate isomerase: MSNQRPALVVGNWKMHGRLAGNAVLLQHVAQGARALPQDVRVGVCVPFPYLPQAQALLDGSPVAWGAQDVSAHEQGAYTGEVAAEMVAEFGAAYAIVGHSERRAYHGESPELVATKTQRALAAGLTPIVCVGETLEQREADATRDVVGAQLDAVLAVLSADDAARIVVAYEPVWAIGTGKSATSEQAQEVHAFLRERLAAKGAQVADVPLLYGGSVKPDNAVELFRQPDIDGGLIGGASLKDADFLAICAAAAAVADSAS; the protein is encoded by the coding sequence ATGTCGAATCAACGCCCCGCGCTGGTAGTCGGTAACTGGAAAATGCATGGCCGCCTTGCCGGCAACGCCGTGCTGCTGCAACACGTCGCGCAGGGTGCGCGGGCGTTGCCGCAGGACGTGCGCGTCGGCGTCTGCGTGCCGTTCCCTTATCTGCCGCAGGCGCAGGCGCTGCTCGACGGCAGCCCGGTCGCGTGGGGCGCGCAGGACGTGTCCGCGCACGAACAGGGCGCATACACCGGGGAAGTCGCGGCCGAAATGGTCGCCGAATTCGGCGCGGCGTATGCGATCGTCGGTCACTCCGAGCGGCGGGCTTACCACGGTGAAAGCCCGGAACTCGTCGCGACGAAGACGCAGCGCGCGCTTGCCGCGGGGCTGACGCCGATCGTGTGCGTCGGCGAGACGCTGGAGCAGCGCGAAGCGGATGCGACGCGCGACGTCGTCGGCGCGCAGCTCGACGCGGTGCTCGCGGTGCTGTCGGCGGACGACGCTGCGCGCATCGTCGTCGCGTACGAGCCGGTGTGGGCGATCGGCACCGGCAAGAGTGCGACGTCGGAGCAGGCGCAGGAGGTGCATGCGTTCCTGCGCGAGCGTCTCGCGGCAAAGGGTGCGCAGGTGGCGGACGTGCCGCTGCTGTATGGCGGCAGCGTGAAGCCTGACAATGCGGTCGAACTGTTCCGTCAGCCCGACATCGATGGCGGGCTGATCGGCGGTGCGTCGCTGAAGGATGCGGATTTTCTCGCGATCTGCGCGGCCGCTGCGGCGGTCGCGGATTCCGCGAGCTAA
- a CDS encoding phosphatidylserine decarboxylase → MNYPHPIIAREGWPFIAIAAVVALLIHAVAGFGLAWPFWLILIFVVQFFRDPPRPIPTQANAVLCPADGRIVAVETAHDPYANREALKISVFMNVFNVHSQRSPVDGAVSKVEYFPGAYLNAAVDKASTENERNAVVITLADGTVVTSVQIAGLIARRILCYVRAGEPVSRGQRYGFIRFGSRVDVYLPVGSRPRVSIGEKVSASSTILAELQTQTA, encoded by the coding sequence ATGAATTATCCTCATCCGATCATCGCGCGCGAAGGCTGGCCGTTCATCGCGATCGCGGCCGTCGTGGCCTTGCTGATTCACGCCGTCGCGGGATTCGGGCTTGCGTGGCCGTTCTGGCTCATCCTGATCTTCGTCGTGCAGTTCTTCCGCGACCCGCCGCGGCCGATCCCGACCCAGGCGAACGCGGTGCTGTGCCCGGCCGACGGGCGCATCGTCGCGGTCGAGACCGCGCACGATCCGTATGCGAACCGCGAGGCGCTGAAGATCAGCGTGTTCATGAACGTGTTCAACGTGCATTCGCAACGCTCGCCGGTCGACGGCGCGGTGTCGAAGGTCGAGTATTTCCCGGGCGCGTACCTGAACGCGGCGGTCGACAAGGCGTCGACCGAGAACGAGCGCAACGCGGTCGTCATCACGCTGGCGGACGGCACCGTCGTCACGTCGGTGCAGATCGCCGGCCTCATCGCGCGCCGCATCCTGTGTTACGTGCGCGCCGGCGAGCCGGTGTCGCGCGGCCAGCGTTACGGCTTCATCCGCTTCGGCTCGCGCGTTGACGTGTATCTGCCGGTCGGCAGCCGGCCGCGCGTGTCGATCGGCGAGAAGGTGTCCGCTTCCTCGACGATCCTCGCTGAACTGCAAACGCAAACGGCATAA